A genomic segment from Necator americanus strain Aroian chromosome III, whole genome shotgun sequence encodes:
- a CDS encoding hypothetical protein (NECATOR_CHRIII.G12708.T1): MGSIRSRQEATDQLTDHDLRAHLFDSTVLPALCYAAETWADTAATSRKLLNTHRALERCLLKFNRRTQHLAGLRSSDLR, from the coding sequence atgggcagcattcgcagccgtcaggaagctacggaccaactgacggaccatgatcttcgtgcccatctgttcgactcgacagtccttccagcgctctgttacgcagcggagacgtgggcagacaccgcggccacgtctaggaagctacttaacacccacagagcccttgagagatgtctcctgaagtttaaccggcgcacacaacaccttgccggtcttcgtagctccgacttaagatga
- a CDS encoding hypothetical protein (NECATOR_CHRIII.G12709.T1), which produces MHTRIQLFTALSPYPLERVRQGDTISPKLFTAALQWIMKSLSWEERAHVLMEDFFEPSFRGRHRSLFDSTNEAETMLNELNEAGKRIGLRINRKKTQFMKNAHCEDGGVQLEGSQIVETPSYVYLGRSMNMKTT; this is translated from the coding sequence atgcacactaggatacagcttttcaccgccctctcaccatacccattggaaagggtacgacaaggcgatactatatcgccgaagctgttcacggctgcattgcagtggataatgaaatcactatcctgggaagaaagggcacacgtgttgatggaagatttcttcgaaccttcgtttcgcggacgacatcgttctcttttcgacagtaccaatgaagcagaaacgatgctcaacgaattgaacgaagcagggaagagaataggactacgaataaacagaaagaagacacagttcatgaagaacgcgcactgcgaggacggaggagtacaacttgaaggctcccaaatcgtggaaactccgtcatacgtatacctcggacgttctatgaacatgaaaacgacttga
- a CDS encoding hypothetical protein (NECATOR_CHRIII.G12710.T1), with protein MFRYNLAERRRDSTSSRREMKSLRKVLLEPFRSSTRSSPFIPTGEAPPRILPSEVRVAIKSMKPGTAPDLILFQQTFFGLVAIRSCNLSSAHDILSSEKRIQPVKTSRTVLIHKKVTEDLRNYRPICLLSVLYKVFTKSSSHAYLDADNQPQEQAGFRQGFSSWTTSRPCQVIRFAEYRLPFLTFVTMKSL; from the coding sequence ATGTTCCGCtacaaccttgctgagcgaagacgggactccacgtcttctcgtcgtgagatgaaatcattacggaaggttctactcgaaccttttcgtTCATCAACTCGTTCAAGCCCattcatccccactggcgaagctccaccacggattctcccttcggaagtacgagtcgctatcaagagcatgaaacctggcacagccccggacctgattttatttcagcagactttcttcgggctggtggccatccgctcatgtaatcttagcagcgcacatgacatcctatcttcagaaaaaaggatCCAACCAgtgaagacctcgcgaaccgttcttatccataaaaaggtgACCGaagaccttcggaactaccgtccgatatgcttgctgagcgtgttatacaaagtattcaccaaatcatcctcacacgcatatctagacGCTGATaaccagcctcaagaacaagctggattccgccaagggttcagctcttggaccacatccagaccgtgtcagGTCATAAGGTTTGCCGAATACCGCCTCCCTTTTCTAACCTTCGTCACTATgaaaagcctttga